A stretch of DNA from Leptolyngbya subtilissima AS-A7:
AAGAACTGGTGTTTGCGGGCAGCCATGAAGCAACGGCCCAGGCGGTCGCCAACAATCAGGTCGATGTCGCTACCAACAACAGCGAAATCATGCTGAAACTCGAGCAAGGTGATCCAGAAGCCTTTGAGAATATCCAGATTATCTGGACATCTCCCATGATTCCCAGCGATCCGGTGGCTTATCGGAATGACTTACCTGATTGTTTGAAAGAGCAAGTTAAAGACTTCTTTTACAACTACAAAGATGCTGCTGTTCTGGAGCCACTAGGCTGGCAAGGCTTTGACCCGGCCGGTGATGCAGATTGGAATACTATCCGTGAGCTGGATCTCGGCCAAAAAATGATGGAAGTGCAGAACGACGCCAACCTGAGTCCTGAAGCGAAGCAGTCTCAGCTCGATGAGCTGAACAAGCAGCTCGAAGCTTTGTAAGAGCCATAGGTAGGGTGGGATACCCACCAACTCTATCAAAGCGGACTGTGGATTCGCTCTCCTCCAGGTGTAGGTGCATGCGTGCGTCTCGGTTGACACTGCGAGGCAATCTAGGGTGAGAGCGATGGCACGTCCAACAACTAATAGAGTCACCAAAGGGCTTGATACTGCTCTACTCAGTCTACGAAAGCGCCTGAAGATTTGTAAGTTGCGATCGCACCTGACCTATTTACCCTATGACTGAATCTCCGGCTTCTATTCATTCTGATCAACTTGTCGCCTCGCCTGCGGCTCGCGATCTTCTGGCTAAAGAGCGCCCCCGAGTTACCCCAGTCCGCGTTGGATACGTAGCCTTAGCGATCGCTGTATTGGTTTACGCAGGCCGACTTAGTGACCTGAGCTTTGTTGAACTATTCCAAGGCAGCGGCACGATGGCGGAATACATTACCCGATATTTTCCGCCTGACTTTTCCAACTGGCGGTTTTACCTGAAAGACACCCTCGAAACCGTGGCGATGGGAATTTGGGGCACGCTGCTGTCTGCCATCCTGGCGGTTCCCCTGTCAATTTTGGCCTCAAGCAACATTTGTCCAGCCTGGATTGTCTTTCCTGTGCGACGGGTTTTAGATGCGATGCGAGCGATTAATGAAGTCGTTTTTGCGCTCATTTTCGTTGTTGCGGTCGGATTAGGACCCTTTGCCGGGGTGTTAGCGCTGTTTGTTCATACCGCCGGTATTTTGGCAAAGCTCTTTTCGGAAGCGATCGAGGCGATCGAGGTTGGCCCTGTAGAAGGCATCCGCGCCACGGGGGCAAGCAAGGTGCAGGAAATTATCTTTGGCGTAATTCCTCAAGTGGTGCCGCTGTGGACTTCGTTCACACTTTATCGCTTTGAATCAAATGTGCGTTCAGCGGCAGTATTGGGAATTGTTGGCGCTGGCGGAATTGGTGTTTCTCTTTACCAAAGCTTTCGCGCCTTTGAATATCAAGACGTTTGCGCCATCATGATCATTCTGATCGTAACTGTTGGCCTGATTGATACGATTTCAGCCAAGTTAAGGCAGCACTTGGTTTAATTCACTTCCGGCTCTCAACATACTGCTCAAGGAGTGACCCTTAGCGTTACCGTTGATGGCAGATTGGGAAAAGCCAGGCGGCAGGCTAGTGCTTGACATAAACTGCCATTTTGAATATTGTCAAAATATGGAAATGAACAACCCTTCTGAACAATCTATTGAGGATATTGCTGCTGCTTTTGCCGCCTTGGGGCAACCATCACGACTGCGGATTGTGAGACTGCTACTGTCGGCTTACCCCAAGGGACTACCGGCCGGAGAGATTCAGAAGGAACTGAACATTTCTGCCCCGACCTTGTCTCATCACCTGGACAAGCTACGGCAAGTGGGTATCGTCACTCCTGAGAAAGACCGACAGTGGATTTGGTATAGCGTACGGTCAGAAGCGCTCAAAGATCTCATGGCTTTTCTTTTTGGGGAGTGTTGCACCCGCAATCACGTTGTTGAGATCAACGACGTTGCGGAAATGCCTACGCTAGACTGCTGCGACTAAACCACAAAAGCCTTGGCCTTTATTTCGATATTTGCCTAACTATCAAAAACCTAAATACTATGAGGACTAACCTCAGATGGCAACCAACGTACTGACAAGACTGAATCGCAGTGTGCGGCGATGGGATGGGGCAGCCCTGGCGATCGCCCTGTTGCTTTTGCTCCTGGCACTTTTCGTACCGGCGCAAGCGTCTGACAGCCTAGCTTTTACCGCTGCCAATCTATTAAAAGTCGCCCCCTTTCTGCTTTTATCTGTCGGCATCGCCGCCTACGCTCAGGCTAGTGGTGCCGACAATCTGATTTCTAAAGCGTTTCAGGGACGCATTGCGGTGATGATTCCCGTGGCGACCCTATTCGGGGCACTCTCGCCTTTTTGTTCCTGCGGTGTGATTCCGTTGATTGCCGCATTACTGTCGATGGGAGTGCCCGTGGCGGCTGTAATGGCATTCTGGCTGTCGTCGCCGCTCATGGATCCGTCTATGTTCGTGCTGACAGTTGCCACCCTGGGGCTTCAGTTTGCGATCGCAAAAACCGTTGCCACCGTTTTGATTGGCTTACTAGGCGGGTTTGGCACCCTAGCTCTGATGCGCTCTGGATGGTCATCCACAGCCTTTGCCGATCCCCTAAGAGAAGGTGCCAATAATGGCGGCTGTGGTGGCAGCCGGGTTCGTAATCCTAAGCCGCTTGTCTGGCAGTTTTGGACACAACCAGAGCGACGGCAAAAGTTTTGGCAAGGGGCAGGTAACAATGCCTGGTTTTTGGGCAAATGGATGGCCCTAGCGTTTTTAATCGAGAGCCTCATGTTGGTTTACGTGCCGGATGGATGGATTCAGACTATTGCAGGTGATGGCGGTCTGCTCTCCATTCTTGTGGCTGCTTTGGTAGGCATTCCGGCTTATCTTAACGGCTATGCGGCACTTCCCCTAGTGGGCGGACTCATACAACAAGGCATGTCCCCAGGTGCAGGCATGACTTTTCTGCTGGCCGGCGGCGCAACCAGTATTCCTGCGATGATTGCCGTTTTCGCGCTGGCCCGCCGTCCCATTTTCTTGGCCTATCTTGGCTTCGCCTTTCTCGGCTCTGTGCTTGCCGGGTTGTTGTATACCGTAAGCCTAGGATGACCGTAAACATGCACCCCATCGAAGCCTTACCTGACGCAACACTCCAAGCCCACGGCCCGATTGCTGAAAAGTTTTTGCAGCAAGAGCTAAAGACTTTTCACGAGGCTTGCCGCTGGACGAAAAATTTGCCCTACGCCGCCAACTCCAACAGCGAAGATTCTCTGATTCTGTTTGAGGAAGGCTATGGCAGCTGCACTACTAAACACGGGGCGATCGCGCGCTTGGCTCAAGAACATAACCTGCCAGTTCACAAGAATCTGGGGTTCTACCGTCTGAACGATCAAATCGTCACGGGGATCAACGCTCTGCTCCAACCCTATGGTTTGGACTTTATTCCCCAGATTCACTGTTTTTTGGTCTACGAAGAGTGTCGGGTAGACCTGACCGAAGGTAACTGTAACGGAAAGAACAAAACCATAGAAGACTACGATTTCGTAATTCAGGTCGCCCCTGACCTCCCTCATGCCCAGCAGCAAGCTTACTATCTAGAGTTTTTGCGGCGTTATGGGGTTTTCTCGCCCCAGTTAGCGACCTTAAGTGACACTACTGTTGTGGACCTGCTGGCGGCATGCGATCGCCAACTCAAGTATCAGTGCTCAATCCTAGTCGA
This window harbors:
- the phnE gene encoding phosphonate ABC transporter, permease protein PhnE, producing MTESPASIHSDQLVASPAARDLLAKERPRVTPVRVGYVALAIAVLVYAGRLSDLSFVELFQGSGTMAEYITRYFPPDFSNWRFYLKDTLETVAMGIWGTLLSAILAVPLSILASSNICPAWIVFPVRRVLDAMRAINEVVFALIFVVAVGLGPFAGVLALFVHTAGILAKLFSEAIEAIEVGPVEGIRATGASKVQEIIFGVIPQVVPLWTSFTLYRFESNVRSAAVLGIVGAGGIGVSLYQSFRAFEYQDVCAIMIILIVTVGLIDTISAKLRQHLV
- a CDS encoding ArsR/SmtB family transcription factor, giving the protein MADWEKPGGRLVLDINCHFEYCQNMEMNNPSEQSIEDIAAAFAALGQPSRLRIVRLLLSAYPKGLPAGEIQKELNISAPTLSHHLDKLRQVGIVTPEKDRQWIWYSVRSEALKDLMAFLFGECCTRNHVVEINDVAEMPTLDCCD
- a CDS encoding permease codes for the protein MATNVLTRLNRSVRRWDGAALAIALLLLLLALFVPAQASDSLAFTAANLLKVAPFLLLSVGIAAYAQASGADNLISKAFQGRIAVMIPVATLFGALSPFCSCGVIPLIAALLSMGVPVAAVMAFWLSSPLMDPSMFVLTVATLGLQFAIAKTVATVLIGLLGGFGTLALMRSGWSSTAFADPLREGANNGGCGGSRVRNPKPLVWQFWTQPERRQKFWQGAGNNAWFLGKWMALAFLIESLMLVYVPDGWIQTIAGDGGLLSILVAALVGIPAYLNGYAALPLVGGLIQQGMSPGAGMTFLLAGGATSIPAMIAVFALARRPIFLAYLGFAFLGSVLAGLLYTVSLG